A part of Anabas testudineus chromosome 7, fAnaTes1.2, whole genome shotgun sequence genomic DNA contains:
- the LOC113167129 gene encoding C4b-binding protein alpha chain-like has protein sequence MGVAYFLLLCCLLAITAQAQDCSRPVPGDHMSLRDSDILLQTFPDGIKVSFTCDPGYISAGGSPSITCTAGSWSPVRLRCEKKSCGSAGEVTNGHVDYPEGTEFGDKAVIRCDTGYMLIGKSEIYCGVQGWRDRLPVCEVVKCNAPPEIVNGAFSPVSEEYSYRDVVQYSCKKDYTLSRSTSTSCSADGTFKPDPLKCVMVQCENPDVVNGEWIDGARPPYRYLSAVKLGCKSGYTMKGEPFQTCDINSKWSPGLPTCERDV, from the exons ATGGGCGTTGCTTACTTCCTTCTCCTGTGCTGTCTCCTTGCTATTACTGCTCAAG CTCAAGACTGTTCCAGACCTGTACCAGGAGACCACATGAGCTTGAGGGACAGTGACATCCTTTTGCAAACGTTCCCAGATGGGATCAAAGTTTCCTTTACCTGTGATCCTGGCTACATATCTGCAGGAGGGTCTCCAAGCATCACTTGTACTGCTGGCAGTTGGAGTCCTGTGAGGCTGAGATGCGAGA aGAAGAGCTGTGGTTCTGCTGGAGAAGTGACAAATGGACATGTTGATTATCCTGAAGGGACGGAGTTCGGTGATAAAGCTGTGATCAGATGTGACACTGG CTACATGTTGATTGGTAAAAGTGAAATCTATTGTGGGGTCCAGGGGTGGAGGGACAGGTTGCCTGTATGTGAAG tggtGAAATGTAATGCTCCACCTGAGATTGTGAACGGTGCTTTCAGTCCAGTCAGTGAAGAGTATTCATACAGAGATGTtgtacagtacagctgtaaAAAAGATTATACACTCAGTagatcaacatcaacatcatgtTCAGCAGATGGAACCTTCAAACCTGATCCTCTAAAATGTGTCA TGGTTCAATGTGAAAATCCTGATGTTGTCAACGGTGAATGGATTGACGGTGCTCGACCCCCTTATAGATACTTGTCTGCAGTGAAACTTGGGTGCAAATCTGGATACACTATGAAAGGAGAGCCGTTCCAGACATGTGACATAAACAGTAAATGGTCACCTGGACTTCCAACATGTGAAC GGGACGTTTAG